In Zobellia roscoffensis, the following are encoded in one genomic region:
- a CDS encoding carboxypeptidase-like regulatory domain-containing protein → MKRYLSVIFFFITYCTTAQEFKIVDGKDRSPISFATISFGDGLGTFADEEGSFTFSSKKYPDIDTLFISGLGYKEKALLIPLEDNPTATIVKLDPEVSQLGEVIVSAPKEGKFKFRKQKAQTHNDIFACWLPTVESEIAVLFTRYENKASQISKLYLPVNAESEYKFKGKGKFATIFRAQFYENNKGTPGSAIPYESVIFAMDEKADKVFELDLLSKSIFIPESGIFISIQVLGYAGLDGKLIETKKYREIKTSRGIQKISTSFRPLLPFIKGEANQRTFVRRIFFNDKKWQVFDQNYNPNSKLLQTGHRNYGMGAEFKVFESN, encoded by the coding sequence ATGAAACGATACCTATCTGTTATTTTCTTTTTTATAACCTATTGCACAACTGCGCAAGAGTTTAAAATTGTTGATGGTAAAGACCGTTCTCCCATTTCTTTTGCTACCATATCCTTTGGTGATGGGCTAGGCACGTTTGCTGATGAAGAAGGATCTTTTACTTTTTCTTCGAAGAAATATCCTGATATAGACACACTTTTTATTTCAGGGCTTGGTTACAAAGAAAAAGCACTGCTAATACCTCTTGAAGATAACCCTACAGCAACTATCGTTAAGCTAGACCCAGAAGTTTCACAGCTCGGTGAGGTCATAGTCTCAGCTCCTAAAGAGGGAAAATTCAAATTTCGCAAACAAAAAGCACAAACCCATAACGATATTTTTGCTTGCTGGCTACCTACCGTAGAAAGTGAAATCGCCGTACTATTTACCCGATATGAAAACAAAGCGTCACAAATATCAAAACTGTATCTGCCCGTAAATGCGGAGTCTGAATACAAATTTAAAGGAAAAGGAAAGTTTGCTACCATTTTTAGGGCACAGTTCTATGAAAATAACAAGGGCACTCCGGGTTCAGCAATCCCATATGAAAGTGTAATTTTTGCTATGGATGAAAAAGCGGATAAGGTTTTTGAACTGGACTTATTATCCAAATCGATTTTCATACCTGAATCAGGTATTTTTATTTCAATTCAGGTTTTAGGCTATGCTGGCCTTGATGGAAAGTTAATTGAGACCAAAAAATATAGAGAGATAAAAACCTCCCGAGGTATTCAAAAAATATCTACTTCTTTCAGACCGTTATTACCCTTTATAAAAGGCGAAGCCAATCAGAGAACTTTTGTTAGACGCATCTTTTTTAATGATAAAAAATGGCAAGTCTTTGACCAGAATTACAATCCAAATTCAAAACTATTACAAACCGGACATAGAAATTATGGGATGGGTGCGGAGTTCAAGGTTTTCGAAAGCAATTAA
- a CDS encoding phosphoenolpyruvate carboxylase, whose translation MPHSERLVEFKKSVNNKFNVYNSLFLNLPYRNIENVGMLIPLLLDQCQKGLSSGLNPQEILEAFFENYAHIESEKDQIDFMFRIIQYVERQVVLYDSVEDAAFPKLQEHTRSLSIKDYFELVDKNKSWDKVSKKLSTFSARLVMTAHPTQFYTPAVLDIIEKLRSLILEDKIDDIDIALQQLGLTSLINSKKPTPLDEAKNIIYFLRHVYYNAVGDLYAYIKENINKADFENHNIMKLGFWPGGDRDGNPFVTADITKDVSDELRVTLMKCYYNDLKIIQQKLTFKDLQEPLQKLRGNLYAAMFDSNKKVGYADILQPLLDTRELLVTKYHSLYLKELENFIDKVKIFKTHFATLDVRQDHSKHVLAIESILKQNKLIKEDINELSEEALVDLLINKDLTVDANDFSEDIVKDTITNIKQLKGIQDANGEEGCNRYIISNSEDIFSVLFVFGLFRWCGWKKEDISFDIVPLFETMNGMDGAENTMQTLFNLPEYKAHLERRNNNQTIMLGFSDGTKDGGYLKANWAIFKTKETLSKVCDKNGFNAIFFDGRGGPPARGGGKTHRFYAAQTKSIANHEIQLTIQGQTITSTYGTKEQFIHNSEQLLTAGLSNNLFGKENVISKDHRKLIEQLSELSFEKYDALKQHDKFISYLENRSTLKYYQKANIGSRPGKRGNKKKLELTDLRAISFVGSWSQLKQNVPGYFGLGTAIQTIKNEGRLSELKKLYKEVPFFKALMSNSMMSLSKCYFELTSYMKQDEEYGAFWNILHEEYMLSKKMLLLISGSKILMENEAVSRESIKIRENIVLPLLVIQQFALQKIGKGSDFKDEYEKIVTRSLYGNINASRNSA comes from the coding sequence ATGCCGCATTCAGAAAGATTGGTTGAGTTTAAAAAATCGGTCAATAATAAGTTCAATGTCTACAATAGCCTCTTCTTAAATTTACCTTATCGGAATATTGAGAACGTTGGTATGCTTATACCTTTGTTACTTGATCAATGTCAGAAGGGCTTAAGTTCAGGGTTGAATCCGCAAGAGATTTTGGAGGCATTTTTTGAAAATTATGCACATATTGAATCTGAAAAGGACCAAATCGATTTCATGTTCAGAATCATTCAGTACGTAGAAAGACAGGTGGTTTTGTATGATAGTGTAGAAGATGCTGCTTTTCCTAAGTTGCAAGAGCACACGCGTTCGTTATCTATAAAAGATTATTTTGAACTAGTGGATAAAAACAAGAGTTGGGACAAAGTGTCCAAGAAACTCTCTACGTTCAGTGCCCGTTTGGTAATGACAGCTCACCCCACTCAGTTCTATACACCTGCAGTTTTAGATATTATAGAAAAATTACGTTCGTTGATTTTAGAGGATAAAATCGACGATATTGATATCGCTTTGCAGCAGTTAGGGTTAACGTCTTTGATCAATTCAAAAAAACCGACACCTTTAGACGAAGCAAAAAATATCATTTACTTCTTGCGTCACGTGTATTACAATGCTGTAGGTGATTTGTATGCCTATATCAAAGAGAACATTAATAAAGCAGATTTTGAGAATCATAATATAATGAAGTTGGGCTTTTGGCCTGGTGGTGACCGTGATGGTAACCCTTTTGTTACTGCAGATATCACCAAAGATGTGTCTGACGAGCTTCGGGTTACCTTAATGAAGTGTTATTACAATGATTTAAAAATCATTCAACAAAAACTGACCTTCAAAGATTTACAAGAGCCTTTGCAGAAGCTTAGAGGTAACTTGTATGCAGCTATGTTCGATTCGAATAAAAAGGTGGGTTATGCAGATATTTTACAACCACTTTTAGATACTAGAGAATTATTGGTGACTAAATATCACAGTCTATATTTGAAAGAACTGGAGAATTTTATCGATAAGGTAAAAATATTCAAAACTCACTTTGCGACTTTAGATGTGAGGCAAGATCACAGCAAACACGTTTTAGCGATTGAGAGTATATTGAAACAAAACAAGTTGATTAAAGAAGATATCAATGAGCTTTCGGAAGAGGCTTTGGTAGACCTTTTAATCAATAAGGATTTGACGGTAGATGCTAATGACTTTTCCGAGGATATCGTAAAAGATACTATAACCAATATAAAGCAGCTAAAAGGTATTCAAGATGCTAATGGCGAAGAAGGTTGTAACCGCTATATAATCAGTAATTCTGAAGATATCTTTTCAGTATTGTTCGTTTTTGGATTATTTAGATGGTGTGGTTGGAAGAAAGAAGATATCAGTTTTGATATCGTGCCTTTGTTCGAAACCATGAACGGTATGGATGGTGCTGAAAACACAATGCAGACACTTTTTAACTTGCCTGAGTATAAAGCGCATTTGGAAAGAAGAAATAATAACCAGACCATAATGCTCGGTTTTTCCGATGGTACAAAAGATGGTGGGTATCTGAAAGCCAACTGGGCTATTTTCAAGACCAAAGAAACACTTTCCAAGGTTTGTGATAAAAATGGTTTCAATGCTATTTTCTTTGACGGTCGTGGTGGACCACCGGCACGTGGTGGTGGAAAAACACATCGTTTCTACGCGGCACAAACTAAGAGTATTGCCAATCATGAAATTCAATTAACTATACAGGGGCAGACCATTACAAGTACATATGGTACTAAAGAGCAGTTTATTCATAACAGTGAGCAATTATTGACTGCTGGTCTTTCAAATAACCTTTTTGGTAAAGAGAATGTAATTTCTAAAGATCATAGAAAACTAATAGAGCAACTTTCTGAGTTGAGCTTTGAAAAGTATGATGCGCTCAAGCAACATGATAAGTTTATTTCATACCTAGAAAATAGAAGTACTTTAAAATACTACCAAAAAGCGAATATTGGTAGTAGACCAGGTAAAAGAGGGAACAAGAAAAAGCTGGAGTTGACTGATTTAAGAGCTATCTCTTTTGTAGGTTCTTGGAGCCAATTGAAGCAAAACGTACCTGGTTATTTTGGTTTAGGTACCGCAATTCAAACTATTAAGAACGAAGGCAGGTTGTCTGAACTTAAGAAGTTGTATAAAGAAGTACCTTTCTTTAAAGCTTTGATGAGCAATAGTATGATGTCTCTTTCTAAGTGTTACTTTGAGTTAACCTCATATATGAAGCAAGATGAGGAATACGGTGCCTTCTGGAATATCCTTCATGAGGAATATATGTTGTCAAAGAAAATGTTGCTTCTAATATCAGGAAGTAAAATTTTGATGGAAAATGAAGCGGTTTCTCGTGAGTCTATTAAGATACGTGAGAACATTGTTCTTCCGTTGTTGGTGATACAGCAGTTTGCCTTACAAAAAATAGGTAAGGGAAGTGACTTTAAAGACGAGTATGAAAAAATCGTTACTCGTTCCCTTTATGGTAATATTAATGCCAGTAGGAACTCTGCATAA